Proteins co-encoded in one Timaviella obliquedivisa GSE-PSE-MK23-08B genomic window:
- a CDS encoding transposase — LNKDYEHLPQTSETLIYLAMIRIMVRRLA, encoded by the coding sequence TTGAACAAAGATTATGAACACCTTCCGCAGACCTCAGAGACTCTGATCTATCTGGCGATGATCCGGATTATGGTGAGGCGATTGGCGTAA